The Deltaproteobacteria bacterium sequence CCGTCGAAGAGGCCACCAAGGCGCTTGAAAAGCTCTCCAAGCCCATCAAGGAGAAGCAGGAGATAGCGCAGGTCGGCACCATCTCGGCCAACGGCGACACGACCATCGGCGAGATAATCGCCGAGGCCATGGAGAAGGTCGGCAAGGAGGGCGTCATCACCGTCGAGGAGGCCAAGGGCATGGAGACGGAGCTCGACGTCGTCGAGGGCATGCAGTTCGACCGCGGCTATCTCTCGCCCTACTTCGTCACCGACGCCGAGAGGATGGAGTGCGTGCTCGAGGACGCCTACGTGCTCCTCCACGAAAAGAAGATATCCAACATGCGCGATCTCCTGCCCATCCTCGAGAAGATCGCCAAGACCGGAAAACCCTTCATCATAATCGCCGAGGACGTGGAGGGCGAGGCCCTGGCCACGCTGGTGGTCAACAAGCTGCGCGGCACGCTCCAGGTATGCGCCGTCAAGGCCCCGGGCTTCGGCGACAGGCGCAAGGCCATGCTCGAGGACATCGCCACGCTCACCGGCGGCAGGCTCGTGGCCGAGGAGCTCGGCATCAAGCTCGAGTCCCTGGACATCACCGACCTGGGCCGCGCAAAGCGCATAGTCGTCGAGAAGGAGTACACCACCATCATCGACGGCGCCGGCTCCAAGGAGCAGATAGACGCCAGGGTAAAGCAGATCCGCAACCAGATCGAGGAGACCACCTCCGACTACGACCGTGAGAAGCTCCAGGAGCGCCTGGCCAAGCTCGTGGGCGGCGTGGCCGTCATCAACGTCGGCGCGGCCACGGAGACGGAGATGAAGGAGAAGAAGGCGAGGGTCGAGGACGCCCTCCACGCCACCAGGGCCGCCGTCGAGGAAGGCGTGGTGCCCGGAGGCGGCGTCTCATACCTCAGGGTGCTCAAGGCCGTCGAAGAGCTCAAGCTCGACGGCGACGAGCAGTTCGGCGTCAACCTCATCAAGCGCGCCCTCGAGGAGCCCATCCGCCAGATAGTCACCAACGCCGGCCAGGAGGGCTCCATAGTCGTAGAGCGCGTCAAGAACGAAGAGGGCGCCTACGGCTACAACGCCGCAGCCGAGAAGTACGAGGACCTCATAAAGGCCGGCGTCCTCGACCCCACCAAGGTCTCGAGGATAGCCCTCCAGAACGCCGCCAGCATATCGGGCCTCATGCTCACCACCGAGGCCATGGTCGCCGAAAAGCCCAAGGAGGAGAAGGGCGGCGCTCCGGGCGGCATGCCCGACATGGGCGGAATGGGCGGAATGGGAATGATGTAAGACCGTCACCGCCGTGCCTGAAAAGACGGCCCCTCGCCCCGGGGGGCCGTCTTTTTTTGGAAGCTCGCAAGGAGAAGGTGTGAAACGCAGTGACATAGCGCAGGCCCTGCGTCTCTTGAAGAAGGCGGCGCGGGAGTTCAGGACCCCTTACGTGAGCGAAGAGGCCGGGACCTCGCGCGACCCCTTCCGGGTCCTCGTCTCCTGCATCCTCAGCCTGCGCACCAGGGACGAGACCACGGCGGCCGCCTCCAAGCGCCTCTTCGCCATCGCCCCCGACCCGCCCTCCCTCGCCGACCTCGACACCGCGGCAATCGAAAGGGCCGTCTATCCCGTGGGGTTTTACCGCAGCAAGGCCGCCACCCTCAAGGAGATCGCCCGCAGAATCGTCGACGAGTTCGGCGGCGCCGTGCCGGACACCATCGAGGGGCTTCTCGAGCTCAGGGGCGTGGGCCGCAAGACGGCAAACCTCGTCGTCACCATGGGGTTCGGCAAGCCCGGCATATGCGTGGACACCCACGTCCACAGGATAACGAACCGCTGGGGCCTGGTGAGCACCCCTACGCCGGAGAAGACCGAGTTCGCCCTGCGCGAGCTGCTGCCGCGGCGCTACTGGATCGAGATAAACGACCTGCTCGTCGCCTACGGCCAGAACGTGTGCACGCCCCTCTCTCCGTGGTGCAGCCGCTGCGTGGTGGCCCACCTTTGCGACGCCGTCGGCGTGGCAAGACGAAGATAATGCTTGCGCGACGGCGGCAAATGATGTTATATAGGGATACTCTGAGGAAGCTCTGATTAATTACCCTGGGGGAAACTTTCTGTAGAAAGTTTCCCCCAGCCCCCCTTCAAAGACTTTTAATTCCCTGCGGATCACCCCGATTTTGCAAGCAAAATCGGGGTGATCCGCAGGGCGTTAAAAGTTTTTGGAGGGAGTCTGAGGGAACCGGGGGTCTGTGACCCTTTTACAAAAAGGTTCCCTCAGTGCAATAAATCAGAGTTTCCTTAAGACGCAGGGGGTCCGCGGGGACGGGGGACCATGACACTTTTACAAAAAAAGGTTCCCTCGGGGTGATTGACCGGAATCTCCCTTACGATCCCGGGGCGTCTTCATCTTCCAAGAAAGGGCCGGACGCCGGCCCTGAAAACTTCCATGGGAGGTCCTGTCATGGCGAAAAAGAAGGTTCTCATCTACGGCAAGGACACGTGACCCTACACCACGGCGGCCCGTGAGGATTTCGCCGGAAGGGGTTACGAGGTGGAGTACGTGAACGTCAAGTCAAGCCAGGCGGCCATGGACGAGATGATCCGCCGC is a genomic window containing:
- the groL gene encoding chaperonin GroEL, whose product is MAAKEISFSHSARSSILKGVNTLADTVKVTLGPRGRNVVIEKSFGSPTITKDGVTVAKEIELENKFENMGAQMVKEVASKTSDVAGDGTTTATVLAQAIFREGTKLVAAGHNPMDLKRGIDKAVEEATKALEKLSKPIKEKQEIAQVGTISANGDTTIGEIIAEAMEKVGKEGVITVEEAKGMETELDVVEGMQFDRGYLSPYFVTDAERMECVLEDAYVLLHEKKISNMRDLLPILEKIAKTGKPFIIIAEDVEGEALATLVVNKLRGTLQVCAVKAPGFGDRRKAMLEDIATLTGGRLVAEELGIKLESLDITDLGRAKRIVVEKEYTTIIDGAGSKEQIDARVKQIRNQIEETTSDYDREKLQERLAKLVGGVAVINVGAATETEMKEKKARVEDALHATRAAVEEGVVPGGGVSYLRVLKAVEELKLDGDEQFGVNLIKRALEEPIRQIVTNAGQEGSIVVERVKNEEGAYGYNAAAEKYEDLIKAGVLDPTKVSRIALQNAASISGLMLTTEAMVAEKPKEEKGGAPGGMPDMGGMGGMGMM
- a CDS encoding endonuclease III, with product MKRSDIAQALRLLKKAAREFRTPYVSEEAGTSRDPFRVLVSCILSLRTRDETTAAASKRLFAIAPDPPSLADLDTAAIERAVYPVGFYRSKAATLKEIARRIVDEFGGAVPDTIEGLLELRGVGRKTANLVVTMGFGKPGICVDTHVHRITNRWGLVSTPTPEKTEFALRELLPRRYWIEINDLLVAYGQNVCTPLSPWCSRCVVAHLCDAVGVARRR
- a CDS encoding glutaredoxin family protein, yielding MAKKKVLIYGKDTUPYTTAAREDFAGRGYEVEYVNVKSSQAAMDEMIRRNGGRRDVPVIIEEDRLTVGFGGT